A genomic stretch from Candidatus Hydrogenisulfobacillus filiaventi includes:
- a CDS encoding Flagellar motor rotation protein MotB, whose protein sequence is MNGRDRDNQERPPESAGSMRWLLTYSDLITLLLAFFIILYALSQTEAQKFQLLSQALAQEFDSRSVVGVSPGPSIITGRSGTRAAEGELKTLSRLEDALQARVTRAGLGGQVAVTSTPRGVEVSLNASLLFPSGSARLSPKAVALIRSVGQVLKTVPNDIEVAGYTDSRPIRTAQYPSNWQLSAMRAANVVWVLAQVPGIRPQRLSLAGFGRYHPVASNATPAGRQANRRVNILVLRPSVGEVAIGQGP, encoded by the coding sequence ATGAACGGGCGGGACCGGGATAACCAGGAGCGGCCACCGGAGTCGGCGGGGTCCATGCGCTGGCTGTTGACCTATTCCGACCTCATCACCCTCCTGCTGGCCTTTTTCATCATCCTCTATGCCCTGAGCCAGACCGAGGCGCAGAAATTCCAACTCCTGTCCCAGGCCCTGGCTCAGGAGTTTGACAGCCGGTCGGTGGTGGGGGTCTCCCCCGGTCCGTCCATCATCACCGGCCGGTCGGGCACCCGGGCGGCGGAAGGGGAGCTCAAGACCTTGAGCCGGCTAGAGGATGCGCTGCAGGCCCGCGTGACCCGGGCGGGCCTGGGCGGACAGGTGGCCGTTACCTCCACCCCGCGAGGCGTGGAGGTGAGCCTGAACGCCTCCCTGCTCTTCCCCTCCGGCTCGGCGCGGCTCAGTCCCAAGGCGGTGGCGCTGATCCGGAGCGTAGGCCAGGTGCTGAAGACGGTGCCCAATGACATCGAGGTGGCGGGGTATACGGATTCCCGGCCTATCCGTACCGCCCAGTACCCCAGCAACTGGCAACTGTCGGCCATGCGTGCGGCCAACGTGGTCTGGGTCCTGGCCCAGGTGCCCGGCATCCGCCCGCAGCGGCTGTCCTTGGCCGGCTTCGGCCGTTATCATCCGGTGGCCAGCAACGCCACCCCGGCCGGACGCCAGGCCAACCGGCGGGTGAACATCCTGGTGCTCCGCCCCTCGGTCGGGGAGGTAGCCATCGGGCAGGGACCTTAG
- a CDS encoding Flagellar basal body rod protein FlgB, which translates to MEIAANWIMTGQSLELYRKAETVVADNLANWETPGFQAQRLSFRRALAAAWQAGGGPVRARLQAVPGSLRPDGSSVDLTAQMAQLAQLQLGFDLAAQALSIKGAEMTTVTAGKVS; encoded by the coding sequence ATGGAGATTGCGGCCAACTGGATTATGACGGGGCAGAGCCTGGAGTTGTACCGTAAGGCGGAGACCGTGGTGGCGGACAATCTGGCCAACTGGGAGACCCCGGGCTTCCAGGCCCAGCGGCTGTCCTTCCGCCGGGCGCTAGCGGCGGCCTGGCAGGCGGGCGGCGGGCCGGTCCGCGCCCGGCTGCAAGCGGTGCCGGGCAGCCTGCGCCCGGACGGATCCTCGGTGGACCTGACCGCGCAGATGGCCCAGCTGGCCCAGCTGCAGTTGGGCTTCGACCTGGCGGCCCAGGCCCTTAGCATCAAGGGGGCGGAGATGACGACGGTGACGGCGGGGAAGGTGTCCTGA
- the flgC gene encoding flagellar component of cell-proximal portion of basal-body rod (Evidence 2a : Function from experimental evidences in other organisms; PubMedId : 1905667, 2129540, 2181149, 9657996; Product type s : structure) — translation MFDGMRISASALTAEAVRLAVTADNLANLDTTAGVGGQPYRRQFVVLAPRPAPAAGPDAGVGQGVRVAAILPDLSPFKVVYDPASPLANAQGDVLYPNVHLTTEMVDLIAASRAYQANVTAFNAAKAMEVKVLSL, via the coding sequence ATGTTCGACGGCATGCGCATCAGCGCCAGCGCCCTGACGGCGGAGGCGGTGCGGCTGGCGGTCACCGCCGACAACCTGGCCAACCTGGATACCACCGCCGGGGTAGGCGGCCAGCCCTACCGGCGGCAATTCGTGGTCCTGGCCCCGCGTCCGGCTCCGGCTGCGGGGCCTGATGCCGGGGTGGGACAGGGGGTGCGGGTGGCGGCCATCCTGCCCGACCTCTCGCCCTTCAAGGTGGTGTATGACCCCGCGAGTCCTCTGGCCAACGCCCAGGGGGATGTGCTGTATCCCAATGTCCACCTGACCACGGAGATGGTGGACCTGATCGCGGCGTCCCGGGCCTACCAGGCCAATGTGACCGCCTTTAACGCCGCCAAGGCCATGGAGGTCAAGGTGCTGAGCCTGTAG
- a CDS encoding Flagellar hook-basal body complex protein FliE, translated as MSVLPVGTGGIAVSPAAGGGGAGSGFARLLERALAGLESSQTQANQALAAALSGQGSVTGAMVALVMAQSTLDVGVAVRNGVVQAYQEIMNMPLD; from the coding sequence ATGTCGGTGCTGCCGGTCGGGACGGGCGGGATAGCGGTGTCCCCGGCTGCAGGCGGCGGGGGGGCCGGTTCCGGCTTTGCCCGGCTGTTGGAGCGGGCGCTGGCGGGGCTGGAGAGCAGCCAGACCCAGGCCAACCAGGCCTTGGCTGCCGCCCTGAGCGGGCAGGGGTCGGTGACGGGGGCCATGGTGGCGCTGGTGATGGCCCAGAGTACCCTCGACGTCGGGGTAGCGGTGCGCAACGGGGTGGTGCAGGCGTATCAGGAGATCATGAACATGCCCCTCGACTAA
- a CDS encoding Flagellar M-ring protein, whose translation MNRNVAAWWGRLKAWWEPKSLTQKLKLGGVAALALALLAVGGRILWGPHWTPLYTNLSPAVAGQITAQLTQMKVPYELTDGGRTILVPAKDVDQARVTLADHNVPQSGTVGLPALNSFTLGETDQELALSQLLATEQELAQTIDSIRGVHASRVLINEPPPSLFGESGNPPTASVFVDLNPGAALSNGQVQGIMNLVAHAVPGLKPDQVSVVDQYGTLLSARAGLSGPAAALAGLSGSELKATEATDAAIASQVQSMLNQVLGPGQAVVRVQAQLNFASGTQTSTTYGTGVVSRTSVSKQTSTSQGGTVIPAGATGNTPTYPAAGTTGPSSSSSSTTTTQYLVPSTRTTTSTPAGSISRLTVAVAVNRRLSPAQVRNLTSLVSQAAGLNPARGDKVTVMGLPFNQTALKQALAAMHAAQVARRDRRYAEAGAAVLAALGLLLWVRSLSRRWGGRLALKANPPAALAGAGGEGALSPASVAALLKTLEKPAPATPADAARQQISEWAARDPEAVARVLRAWVSEDER comes from the coding sequence GTGAACCGGAACGTAGCAGCCTGGTGGGGCCGGCTCAAGGCGTGGTGGGAGCCGAAGAGCCTGACCCAGAAGCTCAAGCTGGGCGGGGTGGCGGCCCTGGCCCTGGCCCTGCTGGCGGTCGGCGGCCGCATCCTGTGGGGGCCCCACTGGACGCCGCTCTATACCAACCTGTCACCGGCGGTGGCGGGCCAGATCACCGCCCAGCTCACGCAGATGAAGGTCCCCTATGAACTGACCGACGGGGGCCGGACCATCCTGGTGCCGGCCAAGGACGTCGACCAGGCGCGGGTGACCCTGGCCGACCACAACGTGCCCCAGAGCGGGACGGTGGGCCTGCCGGCCCTCAACTCCTTTACCCTGGGGGAAACTGACCAGGAGCTGGCCCTGAGCCAGCTATTGGCCACGGAACAGGAGCTGGCGCAGACCATTGACAGCATCCGGGGGGTGCACGCCAGCCGGGTGCTGATCAACGAACCCCCGCCTTCCCTGTTCGGGGAGTCGGGCAACCCGCCCACCGCCTCCGTCTTTGTCGACCTCAATCCGGGGGCGGCGCTCAGCAACGGGCAGGTGCAGGGGATCATGAACCTGGTGGCGCATGCGGTGCCGGGGCTGAAGCCCGACCAGGTGAGCGTGGTCGACCAGTACGGGACCTTGCTTTCCGCCCGCGCCGGGCTCAGCGGGCCGGCGGCGGCGCTGGCGGGGCTGTCCGGCAGCGAGTTGAAGGCGACCGAGGCCACCGATGCCGCCATCGCCAGCCAGGTGCAGAGCATGCTGAACCAGGTGCTGGGACCGGGCCAGGCGGTGGTACGGGTGCAGGCGCAGCTGAACTTTGCCAGCGGCACCCAGACCTCCACCACCTACGGCACGGGGGTGGTCTCCCGGACCTCGGTCAGCAAGCAGACCTCCACCTCCCAGGGCGGGACCGTGATCCCGGCCGGGGCCACCGGCAATACCCCCACCTATCCGGCGGCGGGAACCACCGGTCCCTCCAGCAGCAGCAGCTCCACCACCACCACCCAGTACCTGGTGCCGTCCACTCGCACCACCACCTCCACCCCGGCGGGCAGCATCAGCCGCCTCACGGTGGCGGTGGCGGTCAACCGCCGCCTGAGCCCGGCCCAGGTGCGCAACCTCACCAGCCTGGTCAGCCAGGCGGCCGGCTTGAACCCCGCCCGGGGTGACAAGGTGACGGTCATGGGCCTGCCGTTCAATCAGACCGCCCTCAAGCAGGCCCTGGCTGCCATGCACGCCGCCCAGGTCGCCCGGCGCGACCGGCGCTATGCGGAGGCGGGGGCCGCGGTGCTGGCCGCCCTGGGGCTCCTGCTGTGGGTGCGGTCCTTGAGCCGGCGTTGGGGCGGCCGCCTAGCCCTCAAGGCCAATCCCCCCGCCGCCCTGGCGGGGGCAGGCGGGGAGGGGGCCCTTTCCCCGGCCTCGGTGGCGGCCCTGCTGAAGACCCTGGAGAAACCGGCACCGGCCACCCCCGCCGATGCCGCTCGTCAGCAGATCAGCGAGTGGGCGGCGCGTGATCCTGAGGCGGTGGCCCGGGTGCTGCGGGCCTGGGTCTCGGAGGATGAACGATGA
- the fliG gene encoding flagellar motor switching and energizing component (Evidence 2a : Function from experimental evidences in other organisms; PubMedId : 1551848, 1905667, 2544561, 9161424, 10440379, 11133968, 28089452, 30455280; Product type s : structure) has product MVSGERLSGTRKAAILLMAVGPDVASQILRRLPREEVDAIMLEVANMKRVDPKLQDEVLLEFGQMQKAATEITEGGIEVAREILERAFDAPRASEILHRLTSFLQSRPLEVLRKTDPAQITQFLQGEHPQTVAVLLAHMDPVQASQVLSALPPEEQSDVARRIALLERVPPEVLHDLEDLLEKKFSNLAVSEMNAVGGLNAIVPILNNTDRSSERAILTRLGEVDPDLAEEIKSRMFVFENIVLLDDRAVQKVLRKVDNKTLAMALKGTPPDVADKIFRNLSQKAQELLKDDIEVLGPVRIRDVEKAQREIVGIIRALEDQGEIVISRGERDEFVS; this is encoded by the coding sequence ATGGTTAGCGGGGAGCGTTTGAGCGGGACCAGGAAGGCAGCCATCTTGCTGATGGCAGTGGGGCCAGATGTAGCTTCCCAGATCCTCCGCCGGTTGCCGCGGGAGGAGGTGGACGCCATCATGCTGGAAGTGGCCAACATGAAGCGGGTCGATCCCAAGCTGCAGGACGAGGTGCTGCTGGAGTTCGGGCAGATGCAGAAGGCGGCCACCGAGATCACCGAGGGCGGGATCGAAGTGGCCCGGGAGATTCTGGAGCGGGCGTTCGATGCCCCCCGCGCCTCCGAGATCCTGCACCGGCTCACCAGCTTCCTGCAGTCGCGCCCGCTGGAGGTGCTGCGCAAGACCGATCCCGCCCAGATCACCCAATTCCTTCAGGGGGAGCATCCCCAGACCGTGGCGGTGCTGCTGGCGCACATGGACCCGGTGCAGGCCTCCCAGGTGCTGTCCGCCCTGCCACCGGAGGAGCAGAGCGACGTGGCCCGCCGCATCGCCCTCCTGGAACGGGTGCCGCCCGAGGTCCTCCACGACCTCGAGGACCTGCTGGAGAAGAAGTTCTCCAATCTGGCGGTCTCGGAGATGAACGCGGTGGGCGGCCTCAACGCCATCGTGCCCATCCTTAACAATACCGACCGCAGCTCGGAGCGGGCCATTCTGACCCGCCTGGGGGAGGTGGACCCCGACCTGGCCGAGGAAATCAAGAGCCGCATGTTCGTATTCGAGAACATCGTGCTCCTGGACGACCGCGCTGTGCAGAAGGTGCTACGCAAGGTGGACAACAAGACCCTGGCCATGGCCCTGAAGGGGACCCCGCCGGACGTGGCGGACAAGATCTTCCGCAACCTGTCCCAGAAAGCTCAGGAGCTGCTCAAGGACGACATCGAGGTCCTGGGACCGGTGCGCATCCGGGATGTGGAAAAGGCGCAGCGCGAGATTGTGGGCATCATCCGCGCCCTGGAGGATCAGGGCGAGATCGTGATCTCGCGGGGGGAGCGGGACGAATTTGTCTCCTAA
- a CDS encoding putative FliH domain-containing protein (Evidence 3 : Putative function from multiple computational evidences) — protein sequence MSPKAVIKLEAQRRSEEPLALEAAGPGPDWGPVEVEARRVAAEVLAQARSEAERLLEEARVRAGDLEVEARRRGEEAGRAAAYAEAAATAAGLLESLRARVAEAEAALGQVLGWLKAREDPLVLGLAAALAEAAWGRAVAEDPGRLLQFIREAAAALEEEAVTVYLPPGTLARLRALGDALATAPALRWQARPGLDPGAVLLRFAGGGRDASPVAVLTTLLRRALEGEAGGEEAGP from the coding sequence TTGTCTCCTAAAGCCGTGATTAAGCTGGAGGCGCAGCGCCGGTCGGAGGAGCCGCTGGCACTGGAGGCGGCCGGACCCGGGCCCGACTGGGGGCCGGTGGAGGTGGAGGCACGGCGGGTGGCGGCCGAGGTGCTGGCCCAGGCGCGCTCGGAGGCCGAGCGCCTGCTGGAGGAAGCCCGGGTTCGGGCCGGCGACCTGGAGGTGGAGGCCCGCCGCCGGGGGGAGGAGGCAGGACGGGCGGCGGCGTACGCCGAGGCGGCGGCCACGGCTGCCGGCCTGCTGGAGAGCCTGCGTGCCCGGGTGGCGGAGGCGGAGGCGGCCCTGGGCCAGGTGCTCGGCTGGCTTAAGGCGCGGGAGGATCCGCTGGTGCTGGGTCTGGCGGCGGCGCTGGCAGAAGCCGCCTGGGGCCGGGCCGTGGCCGAGGACCCCGGCCGGCTCCTGCAGTTTATCCGGGAGGCCGCGGCCGCCCTGGAGGAGGAGGCGGTGACCGTCTACCTGCCGCCCGGCACCCTGGCCCGCCTGCGGGCATTGGGCGACGCCCTCGCCACCGCTCCGGCGTTGCGCTGGCAGGCGCGGCCCGGCCTGGATCCCGGAGCCGTGCTGCTGCGGTTTGCGGGCGGAGGCCGCGACGCCTCGCCGGTGGCGGTCCTGACCACCCTTCTCCGCCGCGCCCTCGAGGGTGAGGCCGGCGGGGAGGAGGCCGGTCCGTGA
- the fliI gene encoding flagellar-specific ATPase subunit of export apparatus (Evidence 2a : Function from experimental evidences in other organisms; PubMedId : 12787361, 16113269, 16780875, 17002279, 26916245; Product type e : enzyme), producing the protein MITVDALRRRLAGVDPLPPIGWVEEVVGLGVVSEGPRRAIGDAVRIRPAGGGELPAEVIGFRPGGRLLLLPLGEAAGLEAGDVVRADGPLRVPVGSGIRGRLLDGLGRPLDGGPPWGARVPLAGRPPAPLERRPIREPLWTGVAAIDALLTLGRGQRIGIFAGAGVGKTTLMHQILEGTAADLAVVALVGERGREVAEFYQSLDASRRDRIVVVATTAAEPPLLRLKAVETATRMAEAARDQGLQVLLLVDSLTRVAMAAREVGLAAGEPPSARGYPPSVFAMLPRLFERAGATARGSITAVYTVLLDGDDPDDPVSDAVRGLLDGGIYLARELAERHQFPAIDLTRSLSRVMPAVVPAAQWEVAGEVRRLLSRFERARDLVELGAYRPGRDAELDRALAVVPAVWEALRQAPGEHVDPVQALARVEAALRTPPLTAELEEAEA; encoded by the coding sequence GTGATCACCGTGGATGCGCTCCGCCGCCGGCTGGCGGGGGTGGACCCGCTGCCTCCCATCGGCTGGGTGGAGGAGGTAGTGGGATTGGGGGTGGTCAGCGAAGGACCCCGCCGCGCAATTGGGGATGCGGTCCGCATCCGCCCGGCCGGGGGCGGCGAACTGCCGGCAGAGGTGATCGGCTTCCGGCCCGGCGGCCGGCTCCTGCTGCTTCCGTTGGGGGAGGCGGCCGGACTGGAGGCGGGAGACGTGGTCCGGGCCGATGGTCCCTTGCGGGTGCCGGTGGGGTCCGGCATCCGGGGACGTCTGCTGGACGGTCTTGGCCGCCCCCTGGATGGGGGTCCGCCGTGGGGGGCGCGGGTGCCGCTGGCGGGGCGGCCGCCGGCCCCCCTGGAGCGGCGGCCTATCCGGGAGCCGTTGTGGACGGGCGTGGCGGCCATTGATGCCCTGCTTACGCTGGGGCGGGGCCAGCGTATCGGCATCTTTGCCGGCGCCGGCGTCGGGAAGACCACCCTCATGCATCAGATCCTGGAGGGTACCGCCGCCGACCTGGCGGTGGTGGCGCTGGTGGGGGAGCGCGGGCGCGAGGTGGCGGAGTTCTACCAGAGCCTGGATGCCTCCCGCCGCGACCGCATTGTGGTGGTGGCCACCACCGCCGCCGAGCCGCCCCTGCTGCGCCTGAAGGCGGTGGAAACCGCCACCCGCATGGCGGAGGCGGCACGTGACCAGGGGCTTCAGGTGCTGCTGCTGGTGGATTCGCTCACCCGGGTGGCGATGGCGGCGCGGGAGGTGGGGCTGGCGGCGGGGGAGCCGCCCAGCGCCCGCGGCTATCCGCCCTCGGTGTTCGCCATGCTGCCCCGCCTGTTCGAGCGGGCGGGGGCGACGGCCCGCGGGTCCATCACCGCCGTCTACACCGTGCTGCTGGATGGCGACGATCCTGACGATCCGGTGAGCGATGCCGTGCGGGGTCTGCTTGATGGGGGCATCTACCTGGCCCGGGAGCTGGCCGAACGCCATCAGTTCCCGGCCATCGACCTTACCCGCTCGCTTTCGCGGGTGATGCCGGCGGTGGTGCCGGCGGCGCAATGGGAGGTAGCGGGGGAGGTGCGCCGGTTGCTGAGCCGGTTCGAGCGGGCGCGGGACCTGGTGGAGTTGGGCGCCTACCGCCCGGGGCGGGATGCGGAGCTGGACCGGGCCCTGGCGGTGGTGCCCGCGGTCTGGGAGGCGTTGCGCCAGGCGCCCGGGGAGCATGTGGACCCCGTGCAGGCCCTGGCGCGGGTGGAGGCGGCGCTCAGAACCCCGCCCTTGACGGCGGAGCTGGAGGAGGCGGAGGCATGA
- a CDS encoding protein of unknown function (Evidence 5 : Unknown function), producing MMGPKGKAAALAALWDARVAEAEAALVAARAEQQRLQAEVARLVRQLPGGPQAGGLTTVEALWGAVRWAGRIHTEVSRREMEELEISRRIRELQGKLVEARRRREVLQRWLDRQARQTLRARQRLLARNQEETAAARFRRG from the coding sequence ATGATGGGTCCCAAGGGGAAGGCGGCGGCGCTGGCGGCCCTCTGGGACGCGCGGGTGGCAGAGGCCGAGGCGGCCCTGGTGGCGGCCCGGGCCGAGCAGCAACGGCTGCAGGCGGAGGTGGCCCGTCTGGTCCGGCAGTTGCCGGGCGGCCCCCAAGCGGGGGGGTTGACCACGGTGGAGGCCTTGTGGGGGGCCGTGCGCTGGGCGGGGCGGATCCATACAGAAGTTTCCCGTCGTGAAATGGAGGAATTGGAAATTTCCCGTCGTATTAGGGAATTACAGGGCAAGCTTGTCGAAGCCCGGCGCCGGCGCGAAGTGCTGCAACGCTGGCTGGACCGGCAGGCACGGCAGACCCTGCGGGCCCGGCAACGGCTGCTGGCCCGGAACCAGGAGGAAACGGCCGCCGCGCGCTTCCGCCGGGGCTGA
- a CDS encoding PilZ domain-containing protein — translation MEILPEAGDAVQLVSGARGFATRVIRRLRGDIYVDGLGLPSLTAVAPGSLLGLRWEREDRWWVAPVRVLDILDPLTIVVVRAEGPAHPVEQRRSPRITVSLPMEYRLLRPDSRPVLASTLDISAVGLRFPAERQLWRGVSLRITLQIGGRTLALLGRVTRVDAQPRLIRGRQLWETAVEFYQVPAATRQTLETYIREVTRYREARAAGTAAPIDPGKEGGKADARPASAGA, via the coding sequence GTGGAAATCCTGCCGGAGGCCGGGGATGCGGTGCAGCTGGTGAGCGGCGCCCGCGGATTTGCCACCCGCGTCATCCGCCGGCTGCGCGGGGACATCTACGTGGACGGATTGGGACTGCCGTCCCTGACGGCGGTGGCCCCGGGCAGCCTGCTGGGTTTGCGCTGGGAGCGCGAGGACCGCTGGTGGGTGGCCCCGGTCCGGGTCCTCGACATCCTGGATCCCCTGACCATCGTGGTGGTGCGGGCGGAGGGGCCGGCCCATCCCGTCGAGCAGCGGCGGTCGCCCCGTATCACCGTTAGCCTGCCCATGGAGTATCGGCTGCTGCGGCCGGACAGCCGGCCGGTACTGGCCTCCACGCTGGACATTTCCGCGGTGGGGTTGCGGTTTCCGGCGGAGCGGCAGCTCTGGCGGGGGGTGTCCCTGCGCATCACCCTCCAGATCGGGGGGCGGACCCTGGCGCTCCTGGGCCGGGTGACGCGGGTGGATGCCCAGCCCCGCCTGATCCGCGGCCGGCAGCTGTGGGAGACGGCGGTGGAGTTCTATCAGGTGCCGGCGGCCACCCGCCAGACCCTGGAGACCTACATCCGGGAGGTCACCCGCTACCGGGAAGCCCGGGCTGCCGGGACCGCCGCCCCGATTGACCCCGGGAAGGAAGGGGGAAAGGCGGATGCACGTCCAGCTTCCGCCGGGGCCTGA
- a CDS encoding protein of unknown function (Evidence 5 : Unknown function): MHVQLPPGPETAKRGRVPVRVRPGPAVSRRGSGDREDFRQALAAARVPKGRRRRTPEARHPGAPPGTAAPAAAALPVLLPAVRAGPERGTPRGPARPPGTVSGSRRQRLSRPAGRVRPPAPASSAGRPARAGAAPPPDPALPPAGEAARPPAGHPGRLRAVRRAPPPGRPRRPQTVVPSAGRPAPRRPAAVPAPRRPGPAAAAPPAARASAGRRHPAPAPPPLAGPVSGVRPGPSPGPGPVPSPESAAPAASAAGPRWRVQPVRESGAGTPALYRVRPPAAPPLEVRLQPVGADTGVAVVFPAALGDWHAALLPHRGELTALLAAWGVSPGPVHLMQASPPAGGGSGMAGFVGGFGGGGPPGGEGGRGDGSLPLPYRPRTGPPPGPVPAAAAPGGGGVDLRL, translated from the coding sequence ATGCACGTCCAGCTTCCGCCGGGGCCTGAGACCGCGAAACGGGGGCGGGTCCCGGTGCGGGTTCGTCCGGGTCCGGCGGTATCCCGTCGCGGCTCTGGCGACCGGGAGGACTTCCGGCAGGCGCTGGCCGCTGCCCGCGTGCCGAAGGGCCGCCGGCGCCGGACTCCGGAGGCCCGTCATCCCGGCGCCCCGCCGGGGACGGCCGCCCCGGCGGCCGCGGCGTTGCCGGTCCTCCTGCCGGCCGTCCGGGCGGGGCCGGAACGCGGAACGCCCCGGGGACCGGCGCGTCCACCGGGGACGGTCTCCGGCTCCCGCCGGCAGCGGCTGTCCCGCCCCGCCGGGCGCGTCCGGCCGCCGGCCCCGGCATCGTCAGCAGGTCGGCCGGCCCGGGCGGGCGCCGCCCCGCCACCGGATCCGGCCCTCCCACCCGCAGGGGAGGCGGCCCGGCCCCCGGCCGGCCATCCCGGACGGTTGCGGGCCGTTAGAAGGGCCCCGCCGCCCGGGCGGCCCCGGCGTCCGCAGACGGTCGTTCCTTCCGCCGGCCGCCCGGCCCCCCGCCGGCCGGCAGCGGTTCCAGCGCCCCGCCGGCCCGGTCCTGCGGCGGCAGCACCGCCGGCCGCCCGGGCCTCCGCCGGGCGGAGGCATCCGGCCCCGGCGCCGCCCCCCCTGGCAGGGCCGGTGAGCGGCGTCCGTCCCGGCCCCAGCCCTGGTCCGGGACCGGTCCCGTCCCCGGAGTCCGCGGCGCCGGCGGCTTCCGCAGCCGGTCCCCGCTGGCGGGTGCAGCCGGTGCGGGAATCCGGCGCCGGGACGCCGGCGCTCTATCGGGTCCGCCCCCCGGCCGCGCCGCCGCTGGAGGTGCGGCTGCAGCCGGTGGGTGCGGACACCGGGGTGGCGGTGGTGTTTCCGGCGGCGCTGGGCGATTGGCACGCCGCCCTGCTTCCCCATCGCGGCGAACTGACGGCGCTGCTGGCGGCGTGGGGGGTGAGCCCCGGTCCCGTGCACCTGATGCAGGCGTCCCCGCCCGCAGGCGGGGGCAGCGGGATGGCCGGCTTCGTCGGCGGATTCGGGGGCGGCGGGCCGCCCGGAGGGGAGGGGGGCCGGGGAGATGGTAGTTTGCCGTTGCCCTACCGGCCGCGGACCGGACCGCCGCCGGGGCCGGTCCCGGCGGCGGCCGCGCCCGGTGGCGGAGGCGTCGACCTCCGCCTCTAA
- a CDS encoding protein of unknown function (Evidence 5 : Unknown function): MLPPQDRAGGALEPLPAGGGPGGRRKERPSADAGAARAAGPF; the protein is encoded by the coding sequence GTGCTGCCGCCGCAGGACCGGGCCGGCGGGGCGCTGGAACCGCTGCCGGCCGGCGGGGGGCCGGGCGGCCGGCGGAAGGAACGACCGTCTGCGGACGCCGGGGCCGCCCGGGCGGCGGGGCCCTTCTAA
- a CDS encoding Flagellar hook capping protein, protein MSVNPVPTLGTAPAGSSLAGGQVTEQDFLTLLGAELKYQDPLQPLSNTDFLAQLAQFSTLGGITDIEQTLKTLAGAWDGAAGLVGAAALIGKTVTTSDGRNGTVSAVLNAGGSLSLEVSGVGTVPVSSVTRVEG, encoded by the coding sequence ATGAGCGTGAACCCGGTCCCTACCCTGGGAACTGCTCCGGCGGGCAGCAGCCTGGCTGGGGGGCAGGTCACGGAGCAGGACTTCCTGACCCTGCTGGGGGCGGAGCTGAAGTACCAGGACCCGCTGCAGCCGTTGTCCAACACCGACTTCCTGGCGCAGCTGGCCCAGTTCTCGACCCTGGGCGGCATCACCGATATCGAACAGACCCTGAAGACCCTGGCCGGAGCCTGGGATGGCGCTGCCGGCCTGGTGGGGGCGGCGGCCCTGATCGGGAAGACCGTGACCACCAGCGACGGCCGCAACGGGACGGTCAGTGCCGTGCTCAATGCCGGCGGTTCCCTGTCCCTGGAGGTGTCCGGGGTGGGAACGGTGCCGGTCTCCTCCGTCACCCGGGTGGAGGGCTGA
- a CDS encoding conserved protein of unknown function (Evidence 4 : Unknown function but conserved in other organisms) — translation MRTDGLPPAGSAPAVAGMGRGTGFRTALNEALTLSRHAAARLQGRLPGLDPGEAGGVPAVVDQLRRAGARKAALVLPASGAILIVAPQSRTLITALDLPGGQAVVTAIDAMAVVGRTPAPSAPGADGAPEAPHPRTTDGMPAPVHWRLL, via the coding sequence ATGCGCACGGACGGGCTGCCGCCCGCCGGGTCCGCACCGGCAGTGGCCGGGATGGGGAGAGGGACGGGATTCCGCACCGCGCTCAACGAGGCCCTGACCCTATCCCGCCATGCGGCCGCCCGTTTGCAGGGCCGCCTGCCCGGTCTCGACCCGGGCGAGGCAGGGGGGGTGCCGGCGGTGGTGGACCAGCTGCGCCGCGCGGGGGCGCGCAAGGCGGCCCTGGTGCTGCCGGCGTCGGGGGCGATCCTGATCGTGGCGCCGCAGTCGCGCACCCTGATCACGGCGCTGGACCTGCCCGGCGGGCAGGCCGTGGTGACAGCTATTGATGCCATGGCGGTAGTGGGCCGGACCCCGGCCCCGTCCGCGCCCGGCGCGGACGGGGCCCCGGAAGCCCCGCATCCCCGAACGACGGACGGGATGCCCGCCCCGGTGCACTGGCGTTTGCTGTAA